A single Methanolobus sp. ZRKC5 DNA region contains:
- the cfbB gene encoding Ni-sirohydrochlorin a,c-diamide synthase: protein MSDTPSKPETKEIPRILLSAGSSSSGKTTITIGLLAALTEAGYKVQPYKVGLDYIDPSYYSEITGRRARNIDGFLMDEEGVRDVFIHGTEADGDADIAIIEGVRGLYEGFDSFTDTGSTAQIAKILKCSVILIINARSITRSAAALVNGFKDFDKDVHITGVILNNIGGPRHEKKATEAIEHYTGIPVIGVIRRNNSMKISMRHLGLVPAIEERRRADNYDERIDFIKTTIKDGIQIDRLLEMAHTAPALERPPKTVFTPREIEGERPVIGVALDEAFNFYYHDNLELLEMAGAEIKYFSPIHDKKLPDVDGLYLGGGYPELFAAELENNVSMREDILDASLSGLPIYAECGGLMYLTEKLSTGVKGQGAHNMAEMPESTHDMVGALPGHTLMGHKRVVSYNIGSLAVDSVIGKTGNSFRGHEFHHSEVTDIPKDAKFAIKLSRGTGIIDGWDGLTVNNTLGCYAHLVASSYREFAGSFVDFVLQIK from the coding sequence ATGTCCGACACACCTTCGAAACCGGAAACAAAAGAAATACCGAGGATACTCCTGTCCGCAGGCAGTTCTTCCTCAGGCAAGACTACTATTACCATTGGTCTGCTTGCGGCTCTTACTGAGGCCGGGTATAAGGTCCAGCCGTATAAAGTGGGACTGGATTACATAGATCCCAGTTACTATTCTGAAATTACAGGCCGCAGAGCTCGTAATATCGATGGTTTCCTGATGGATGAAGAAGGTGTGCGGGATGTTTTCATACATGGTACAGAGGCTGACGGTGATGCTGATATTGCCATCATCGAAGGTGTACGTGGCCTGTATGAAGGCTTTGACAGCTTTACGGATACAGGCAGCACTGCACAGATAGCCAAGATACTGAAATGTTCTGTAATTCTTATTATCAATGCAAGGAGCATTACCCGCTCTGCTGCGGCCCTTGTAAATGGTTTCAAGGACTTCGATAAGGATGTGCACATAACCGGTGTTATCCTCAACAACATAGGCGGCCCCAGGCATGAGAAAAAAGCCACCGAGGCCATTGAACACTATACAGGTATTCCTGTTATTGGTGTTATCCGCCGCAATAATTCAATGAAGATATCCATGAGGCACCTTGGTCTTGTTCCTGCAATAGAGGAACGCCGCCGGGCTGATAATTACGATGAAAGGATAGATTTCATTAAAACTACTATTAAAGATGGCATCCAGATAGACCGTCTGCTGGAAATGGCTCACACAGCTCCTGCTCTTGAGCGTCCGCCAAAGACTGTTTTTACGCCCCGTGAAATTGAAGGCGAGCGTCCGGTAATCGGTGTTGCCCTTGATGAAGCTTTTAATTTCTATTATCATGACAATCTTGAATTGCTTGAAATGGCAGGAGCTGAGATAAAATACTTCAGCCCTATCCATGACAAAAAACTTCCGGATGTCGACGGTCTGTATCTTGGCGGCGGCTACCCCGAACTTTTCGCCGCAGAACTCGAGAATAATGTCTCAATGCGTGAGGATATCCTTGATGCGTCACTCTCCGGTCTGCCTATCTATGCTGAATGTGGCGGTCTCATGTACCTGACCGAGAAACTCAGCACAGGTGTTAAAGGACAGGGAGCTCATAACATGGCCGAGATGCCTGAATCCACACACGACATGGTCGGTGCACTTCCAGGTCATACTTTAATGGGTCACAAGCGCGTGGTCAGCTATAATATTGGTTCACTTGCTGTGGATTCTGTTATTGGTAAAACAGGAAACTCTTTCCGTGGTCATGAATTCCACCACTCTGAAGTTACCGATATCCCTAAAGACGCGAAGTTCGCTATCAAACTTTCCAGAGGTACTGGAATAATTGATGGTTGGGACGGGCTTACGGTGAACAATACGCTGGGATGCTATGCTCATCTGGTTGCGAGTTCTTACAGGGAGTTCGCGGGGAGTTTTGTTGATTTTGTGCTTCAGATTAAATAA